A portion of the Actomonas aquatica genome contains these proteins:
- a CDS encoding VC0807 family protein, producing the protein MPPPAKRENLLVNLLCNIAIPSLILAKASTPERLGPVVGLIVALAFPVSYGIWDFAKRKQANFISILGFASVLLTGGLGLTEVDRFWFAVKEAAVPALIGLAVWISMYTSRPLVRQFLFNDQVLDVAKIEEQLQEKGRVKTFDALLKSSTYLLVLSFALSACLNFGLARWLLQSPTGTPEFNAELGKMNALSWPVIVLPTMVIMIFALWRLVSGITRLTGLKFEEMIHAEHVKKD; encoded by the coding sequence ATGCCGCCTCCCGCCAAACGCGAGAACCTGCTCGTTAATCTGCTCTGCAACATCGCGATCCCGTCGCTCATTCTGGCCAAGGCCAGCACGCCGGAGCGACTGGGACCGGTGGTCGGGCTGATCGTCGCGCTGGCCTTCCCGGTGAGCTACGGCATCTGGGACTTTGCCAAGCGCAAGCAGGCCAACTTCATCTCCATCCTCGGTTTTGCCAGCGTGCTCCTGACGGGCGGACTGGGGCTCACCGAAGTCGACCGCTTCTGGTTCGCCGTCAAAGAGGCCGCGGTGCCCGCCCTCATTGGTTTGGCGGTATGGATCTCGATGTATACCTCGCGCCCGCTGGTGCGGCAGTTTCTCTTCAACGATCAGGTGCTCGACGTCGCCAAGATCGAGGAGCAGTTGCAGGAAAAGGGACGCGTGAAGACCTTCGATGCGTTACTCAAATCGTCGACCTACCTGCTGGTGCTGTCCTTCGCGCTGAGCGCCTGCCTCAACTTCGGGTTGGCGCGCTGGCTCCTGCAGAGCCCGACCGGCACGCCCGAATTTAATGCGGAACTGGGCAAGATGAATGCCCTCAGCTGGCCCGTCATCGTGCTGCCCACCATGGTCATCATGATCTTCGCGCTCTGGCGGCTGGTTTCCGGCATCACGCGGCTGACCGGTCTCAAGTTTGAGGAAATGATCCACGCCGAGCACGTGAAGAAGGACTAA
- a CDS encoding type II secretion system protein, translating into MPMSSAYPVPKRSRGFTLVEIMIVVVIIGLLAAMAIPAFSRVRENSRHSTLANDIRIFAAAFETYALEHGSFPADTNIGVLPPAMLSGNSTLDADAFAAKTPIGGNYDWDYNVFGVVAAVSVADATITTAELTRFDAKFDDGDLTTGQFRGNTGRYSYVLQF; encoded by the coding sequence ATGCCTATGTCCTCTGCCTACCCTGTCCCCAAACGGTCCCGCGGTTTTACGTTGGTCGAAATCATGATCGTGGTGGTGATCATTGGCCTCTTGGCGGCCATGGCCATTCCGGCTTTCTCGCGGGTGCGAGAGAACTCCCGCCACTCCACCCTCGCGAACGACATTCGCATCTTTGCCGCCGCCTTCGAAACCTACGCGCTGGAGCACGGGAGCTTCCCGGCCGACACCAACATCGGGGTGCTGCCTCCCGCGATGCTGAGCGGCAACAGCACCCTCGACGCGGATGCCTTTGCCGCCAAGACCCCCATCGGCGGGAATTACGATTGGGACTACAATGTGTTCGGCGTCGTCGCTGCAGTGTCGGTCGCGGATGCCACCATCACCACCGCTGAGCTCACCCGCTTCGATGCGAAGTTCGACGACGGCGATCTGACCACCGGCCAGTTCCGCGGCAACACCGGTCGCTACTCCTACGTGCTGCAGTTCTGA
- a CDS encoding citrate synthase, protein MAQSATLKIGDQELELPVLEGTENEKAVDVRKLRSTTGYITYDEGFGNTGSCQSEITYIDGEAGILRYRGYPIEQLSENCRFIDVAYLVIYGELPSTAERARFSAALTEQAPLRAGMERFIQNFPRDAHPMAVLSSSLNALGAYYPHIASNNHQRDLEHFDEAAAIALSKVRTIAAHTYRVSGGLPLNYPKKSLGYAENFLHLMFSVPYDEYNATPEVARAINLFLLLHAEHEQNCSTSTVRMVASAGANLFASAAAGVNALWGPLHGGANQAVIQMLTAIHEAGDDGSKFLEDAKNGKARLMGFGHRVYKNYDPRAKIIKGSFDAALASLGITNDPLLDIARNLEQAALSDDYFISRKLYPNVDFYSGLIMNALKIPAEMFTVMFAIGRMPGWIAQWHEVASNPKAKINRPRQIYVGPAKRDVPGFGE, encoded by the coding sequence ATGGCACAGTCCGCTACCCTAAAGATTGGCGACCAAGAACTCGAACTCCCGGTCCTCGAAGGCACCGAGAACGAGAAGGCGGTCGATGTCCGCAAGCTTCGCTCCACGACCGGTTACATCACTTACGATGAAGGCTTCGGCAACACGGGCTCTTGCCAAAGTGAAATCACTTACATCGACGGCGAGGCCGGCATCCTCCGTTACCGCGGTTACCCCATCGAACAACTTTCCGAAAATTGCCGTTTCATCGACGTGGCCTACCTCGTCATCTACGGCGAGTTGCCTTCCACTGCTGAACGCGCCCGTTTCTCGGCCGCGTTGACCGAGCAGGCGCCGCTGCGCGCCGGAATGGAGCGTTTCATTCAGAACTTCCCGCGCGACGCCCACCCGATGGCGGTGCTCTCGTCGTCGCTCAACGCCTTGGGCGCCTACTACCCGCACATCGCTTCCAACAATCACCAGCGGGACTTGGAACACTTCGACGAAGCTGCGGCCATCGCGCTCTCGAAGGTGCGCACCATCGCTGCGCACACCTATCGCGTCAGTGGCGGTCTCCCGCTCAACTACCCGAAGAAGAGCCTCGGTTACGCGGAGAACTTCCTGCACCTGATGTTCTCGGTGCCCTACGACGAGTATAATGCCACGCCGGAAGTTGCTCGCGCCATCAATCTCTTCCTGCTGCTTCACGCCGAGCACGAGCAGAACTGCTCCACTTCGACGGTGCGCATGGTCGCCTCCGCGGGCGCCAATCTTTTCGCCTCCGCCGCCGCCGGCGTGAATGCCCTCTGGGGCCCGCTGCACGGTGGTGCCAATCAGGCCGTGATCCAGATGCTCACCGCCATCCACGAGGCGGGCGACGACGGCTCGAAGTTCCTTGAAGACGCCAAGAACGGCAAAGCCCGCCTCATGGGTTTTGGTCACCGCGTCTACAAGAACTACGACCCGCGCGCCAAGATCATCAAAGGTAGTTTCGACGCCGCCCTCGCGAGCCTCGGCATCACCAACGATCCGCTCTTGGACATCGCCCGCAACCTCGAGCAGGCCGCGCTCAGCGACGATTACTTCATCTCGCGCAAACTCTACCCGAACGTCGATTTCTACTCCGGCCTCATCATGAACGCCCTCAAGATTCCGGCCGAGATGTTTACCGTCATGTTCGCCATCGGCCGCATGCCGGGCTGGATCGCCCAGTGGCACGAGGTGGCCTCCAACCCGAAGGCCAAGATCAACCGCCCGCGTCAGATCTACGTGGGCCCGGCCAAGCGCGACGTGCCAGGCTTCGGCGAATAA
- the hisH gene encoding imidazole glycerol phosphate synthase subunit HisH, which translates to MIAVVDNGICNLRSVTKALEAVGAQPHVIRTPAELEAISATGLVLPGVGALRDCVASLRATGLADSVREWIAADRPFLGVCLGMQALFERSEEGGVEGLGIFPGEVKRFRLPPEFKVPHMGWNTVRFTQADSPLAADLATEGESFYFVHSYHCVPADSQLVLAQADYAGPFTAAIARGRCFATQFHPEKSQAKGLQIYRNFARVAAG; encoded by the coding sequence ATGATCGCCGTCGTCGATAACGGAATCTGCAACCTGCGCAGCGTCACCAAAGCCTTGGAGGCGGTTGGTGCGCAGCCTCATGTCATTCGCACACCGGCGGAACTCGAAGCCATCTCGGCCACCGGTCTGGTGCTGCCGGGCGTCGGTGCGTTGCGCGATTGTGTGGCTTCGCTCCGCGCCACGGGACTGGCGGATTCGGTGCGCGAGTGGATTGCCGCGGATCGTCCGTTCCTTGGTGTGTGTCTCGGCATGCAGGCGCTCTTCGAACGTTCGGAAGAGGGCGGTGTTGAAGGGCTCGGCATCTTTCCCGGCGAAGTGAAACGCTTCCGCCTGCCGCCGGAGTTTAAGGTGCCGCACATGGGTTGGAATACGGTGCGCTTCACGCAGGCCGATTCGCCGTTGGCCGCCGACCTCGCGACGGAAGGGGAGTCGTTTTATTTTGTGCACAGCTATCACTGTGTGCCGGCGGACTCGCAGCTTGTGTTGGCACAGGCCGATTACGCGGGCCCGTTCACGGCGGCGATTGCGCGCGGACGTTGCTTCGCGACGCAGTTCCATCCGGAGAAAAGTCAGGCGAAGGGATTGCAAATCTACCGCAACTTCGCGCGCGTGGCGGCGGGTTGA
- the hisB gene encoding imidazoleglycerol-phosphate dehydratase HisB encodes MADQRTVTVSRKTAETDIELTLAVDGTGVADVATGVPFFDHMLTLFAKHGLFDLTVRCDGDVDVDYHHTVEDVGLVLGDALKQALGDKKGIRRYGFFLLPMDESLARVVVDIGGRPHLVYEANAPTMFVRDFNIILVKEFCRAFSNALGANLHVALLYGEEPHHVAEAIFKGLARALDIATSIDPRAADSLPSTKGLI; translated from the coding sequence ATGGCTGACCAACGCACCGTAACCGTCTCGCGCAAAACCGCCGAAACCGACATCGAGCTCACGCTCGCGGTCGACGGCACCGGCGTGGCCGATGTGGCCACCGGCGTGCCGTTCTTCGACCACATGCTCACGCTCTTCGCGAAGCATGGTTTGTTTGACCTCACCGTCCGTTGCGACGGCGACGTCGATGTGGATTACCATCACACGGTGGAAGACGTGGGGCTCGTGCTCGGCGACGCGCTGAAGCAGGCGCTCGGCGACAAGAAGGGCATCCGACGTTACGGCTTTTTCCTGCTGCCGATGGACGAGTCGCTCGCCCGCGTGGTGGTCGATATCGGCGGCCGTCCGCACCTCGTCTACGAGGCCAATGCGCCGACCATGTTTGTGCGCGATTTTAACATCATCCTGGTGAAGGAATTTTGCCGCGCCTTCAGCAACGCCCTCGGCGCCAACCTGCACGTCGCGCTCCTCTATGGTGAGGAACCGCACCACGTCGCCGAAGCCATCTTCAAGGGCCTCGCCCGCGCGCTCGACATCGCGACATCGATCGACCCGCGCGCCGCCGACAGCCTGCCTTCAACCAAGGGACTTATATAA
- the hisC gene encoding histidinol-phosphate transaminase, translating into MPTPSELARAHVPALYAYTPGLQPTDSGWVKLNTNECPYEPSPRVVAAIQEELTHGGARLRLYPSPTSAPLRAKIAEVHGVTPEQVIVGNGSDDILNLLVRVFGDDRQSTGFTFPSYSLYPVLVAIQDGGTEVIEFDRSMRLPVDRIAQSGARAFFLTSPNAPTGVGFTNAELRAVLNTFPGVLVVDEAYAPFAEENAVPLLAEYRNLVVVRTLSKAHALAGMRVGYALADPETIGLLDRVRDSYNVNRLSQVAALAALSDASYYDAIIGKIKRTRDHWAGEWAQRDWFIYQSATNFLFVEPRNAAGESGPAVAESLFKFFQSRKILVRAFPSHALTASFLRISVGTDDEMLAVDEAIQAWLTNAP; encoded by the coding sequence ATGCCTACGCCCTCCGAACTTGCCCGCGCTCATGTGCCCGCGCTCTACGCCTACACGCCGGGCCTGCAGCCGACAGATTCCGGTTGGGTTAAACTCAACACCAACGAGTGCCCCTACGAACCGAGCCCGCGCGTGGTCGCGGCCATTCAAGAGGAGCTCACTCACGGCGGCGCGCGGCTGCGCCTCTACCCGAGTCCGACCAGCGCGCCGCTCCGCGCAAAGATTGCGGAAGTGCATGGCGTGACCCCGGAGCAAGTCATCGTGGGCAATGGCTCCGACGACATTCTCAATCTGCTCGTGCGCGTCTTTGGTGACGATCGTCAGAGCACCGGTTTCACCTTTCCGAGTTACTCGCTCTATCCGGTGCTGGTGGCGATCCAGGACGGTGGCACCGAGGTCATCGAGTTCGACCGCTCCATGCGCCTGCCGGTTGATCGCATTGCGCAATCCGGGGCTCGCGCGTTTTTCCTGACCTCGCCGAACGCGCCGACCGGCGTCGGTTTCACCAATGCCGAACTCCGCGCCGTGCTCAATACCTTCCCGGGCGTGCTCGTGGTGGACGAAGCTTACGCGCCGTTTGCCGAAGAGAACGCCGTCCCGCTGCTCGCCGAGTATCGCAACCTGGTCGTCGTGCGCACGCTCTCCAAAGCCCACGCCCTCGCCGGCATGCGCGTCGGTTACGCGCTGGCGGATCCCGAGACGATCGGCCTGCTCGATCGCGTGCGCGACAGCTACAACGTCAACCGCCTCTCGCAGGTGGCCGCGCTCGCCGCGCTTTCCGATGCGAGTTACTACGACGCCATCATCGGCAAAATCAAACGCACCCGCGACCACTGGGCCGGGGAGTGGGCGCAGCGCGATTGGTTCATCTATCAGTCCGCCACCAACTTCCTTTTCGTGGAGCCACGCAACGCCGCGGGTGAGAGTGGACCGGCCGTCGCGGAGTCCCTTTTTAAGTTCTTCCAATCGCGCAAGATCCTCGTGCGCGCCTTCCCCAGCCACGCCTTGACCGCATCCTTCCTGCGAATCAGCGTCGGCACCGACGACGAGATGCTCGCCGTCGACGAAGCAATCCAAGCATGGCTGACCAACGCACCGTAA
- the hisD gene encoding histidinol dehydrogenase, with translation MRQINFASKSARTELAAFCAGAIVPTAIVDSVAAILADVRERGDAAVADYAHRFDGASLKPAQFRVRPASLAAAAKRLPAAQMKAMKAALANIRAYNKQGLPQNWTSTNAQGAEVGERHYPIRRVGLYVPGGEVPLVSTVLMTATLAKIAGCPEIAVFTPSNAKGKIADGLLAALHLIGVTEVYRIGGVHAIGAMAYGTQTIPAVDKVYGPGNAYTCEAKRQVFGTVGVDSLPGPSEVMVIADESARVDFAAADLLAQAEHGSGREKIYLVTSTAAVAEAIHAEVQKQLPTLGRNEKAERVLDQGFLTLIAPKPEQMAEVANYVAPEHMELLVKPATAKKLERTITTAGAMMIGNLTATALGDFTAGPSHVLPTGRAGRFFSGLRVADFLRRTSIIRYDQKSIAKGAEVVAAFAQMEQLDAHGRSATMRVE, from the coding sequence GTGCGCCAGATCAACTTTGCTTCCAAGTCCGCCCGGACGGAACTCGCCGCCTTCTGTGCAGGGGCGATCGTTCCGACTGCGATCGTAGACAGCGTGGCCGCCATCCTCGCCGATGTGCGCGAGCGCGGTGACGCCGCCGTCGCCGACTACGCGCACCGTTTTGATGGTGCCTCGCTCAAGCCCGCCCAGTTCCGGGTGCGTCCCGCCTCCCTCGCCGCCGCGGCCAAGCGTCTGCCCGCCGCCCAAATGAAGGCGATGAAGGCCGCGCTCGCCAATATCCGCGCCTACAACAAGCAGGGCCTGCCGCAGAACTGGACCAGCACCAACGCCCAAGGCGCGGAGGTCGGCGAACGCCACTATCCGATCCGCCGGGTCGGGCTCTACGTGCCGGGTGGGGAAGTGCCCTTGGTCTCGACGGTGCTCATGACCGCCACGCTCGCGAAAATCGCTGGCTGCCCTGAAATCGCCGTGTTCACGCCCTCCAATGCCAAGGGCAAAATCGCCGACGGTCTGCTGGCGGCCCTCCACCTCATCGGGGTGACCGAGGTTTACCGTATCGGCGGCGTGCACGCCATCGGCGCGATGGCTTACGGCACCCAGACGATCCCGGCGGTCGACAAGGTTTATGGTCCGGGCAACGCCTACACCTGCGAAGCGAAACGCCAGGTCTTTGGCACGGTGGGGGTCGACAGTCTGCCGGGGCCCAGTGAGGTCATGGTCATTGCCGACGAGTCCGCTCGCGTGGATTTCGCCGCCGCCGACTTGCTGGCGCAGGCCGAGCACGGCTCTGGTCGCGAAAAGATTTACCTCGTCACTTCGACCGCCGCGGTGGCGGAGGCCATTCACGCCGAAGTTCAAAAGCAGCTGCCGACGCTCGGTCGCAACGAAAAGGCCGAGCGCGTGCTCGATCAGGGATTCCTCACCTTGATCGCCCCCAAGCCCGAGCAAATGGCGGAGGTCGCCAACTACGTGGCTCCGGAACACATGGAGCTCTTGGTCAAACCGGCCACGGCCAAGAAACTCGAGCGGACCATCACCACTGCCGGAGCCATGATGATCGGCAACCTCACCGCGACCGCCTTGGGCGACTTTACCGCCGGCCCCAGCCACGTGCTGCCGACCGGCCGCGCCGGCCGGTTCTTCAGCGGTCTGCGGGTCGCCGATTTCTTGCGTCGCACCAGCATCATCCGCTACGACCAAAAATCGATCGCCAAGGGCGCCGAGGTCGTCGCGGCCTTCGCCCAGATGGAGCAGCTCGACGCTCACGGTCGCAGTGCGACGATGCGCGTAGAGTAA